The window AACTCCAGGCCCAGCCGGGCGGTGATCATGGCCCCGCCGTCGCGGCGGGCCTCGACGATGACGATGCCCAGCGACACCCCGGCGATGATCCGGTTGCGGGCCGGGAACTGCCACGGGGCCGGAGCGGTCCCGGGCGGGTACTCGGACACCAGGGTGCCCCGCAGCATGATCTCGCCGTAGAGCGCGGCGTTGGCCCGCGGGTAGCAGATGTCCAGCCCGCACCCGAGCACCGCCAAGGTGGCGCCCCCGCCCTCCAGGGCGCCCCGGTGGGCGGCGGCGTCGATCCCGGCGGCGAGCCCGCTGACGACCACCACACCTGCGGCCGCGAGCTCGCGGCCGATCCACGTGGCCGCCTCCACCCCGTACTTGCTGGCCCGCCGGGTCCCCACCACTGCCACACACGGGGCCGGCTCCAGCCGCTCGCCGGCCAGGTACAGCTGGCTGGGCGCCCCCGGGGTCTCGGCGAGCAGCGCCGGGTACTGGGGATCCCCCCGCACCACCGTCCGGTGTCCGGGCAGCGGCCGGGGGGACCGGGTAGCCACCCGGGTCACACCTCCCACACGGTGCGCCGGAACTGGAGCGCCTCGGCGACATGGGCCTCCCCCACTGCGCTCTCCCCCGCCAGGTCGGCGATGGTGCGGGCCACCCGCAGGATGCGGTGGAACGCACGGGCCGAGGTCGGCTGGGCGGCGAGCGCCCGCTGCAGGAACTGCTGCGTGGCGGCGTCCAGGCTGCAGGCGTCCTCGATATCGCCGGCGTCCACCGCTCCGTTGAGACCCTCAGCGCGGAGCAGTTGCGCCCGGCGGGCCGGGAGGACACGCGCCCGGACCGCCGCCGAGGGCTCGGAGGGATCCAGGTCCAGCAGCTCCCCGTCGCTGAGGGCGGCCACCTCGACGTGCAGGTCGATGCGGTCCAGCAGGGGGCCGGATAGGCGGGACCGGTAGGTCTCCAGCCTCCCGGGCGGGCACGTGCAGGACGCCGGCCCGTTCTGCGGGCGCCGGCACAGGCACGGGTTCGCCGCGGCGACCAGGGACACCCGGGCGGGGAACCGGGCCGTGCCGCCCCGCCGGGCGACGATGACCTCCCCGTCCTCCAGGGGCTGGCGCAGCGCCTCCAGGACGCCCCGGGCGAACAACGGCATCTCGTCCAGGAACAGCACGCCCCGGTGGGCCATGGAGATCTCGCCCGCGCCTGGTGTGGGGCTGCCGCCACCGACGACGGCGGCTGCCGAGGCCTGGTGGTGGGGGGACCGGAACGGGCGCCGGGTCACGATGGGCTCCCCCTCGGACAGGAGCCCCCCGATGGACCACAGGTGGGTCACCTCCAGGGCCTCCTCGCTGGAGAGGGGCGGGAGGATCCCCTGCAGGCGGCGGGCGAGCATCGTCTTGCCCGATCCCGGCGGGCCCACCATGAGCAGGTTGTGGCCCCCGGCGGCGGCGATCTCGAGCGCCCGCCGGCCGAGGGCCTGGCCCCGGACGTCACTGAGGTCGGGGCCCGCCTCGGCGGCGTGCGCCAACAGCTCATCGATGCGGGGCGGCGTGACCCGGGCGTTCAGCTCCCCGGCGGCGACGGCCATGGCGTCCCGCAGCGTGGCCACCCCGTTGACCTGCACACCGGGCACCAGGGCCGCCTCACAGGCGTTCTCCACCGGCACCACGAGCCCCCGCCCCATCTCCCGGGCAGTGAGGGCCGCGGCAACCGCCCCCCGGATCGGGCGCAGCCGGCCGTCGAGGGCGAGCTCTCCGGCGAACACGAGCCTGTCCATCTGCTTCGGAACGACGGCCCCGATCGCACGGAGGACCCCCAGGGCGATCGGCAGATCCAGGAGCGGACCTTCCTTCCGGACATCACCGGGCGCCAGGTTGACGGTGATGCGCCGCGTCGGCCATTCCGCACCGGAGTTGATGACTGCCGCGCGCACCCGCTGCTGCGCTTCTCGAACCCCGACGCTGGGCAGGCCAACGATGTGGAACGCGGGCAGCCCTGGCTCCAGGTGGATCTCGATGTCCACATGGCGGGCCTGCATCCCGACCAGGGCGACGGAAGAAACCCGGGCGAACGTCGACGTCTGCTGTTTCATGCGCCATAGAATATGCGTGGGTACCGACAAAAACTCTAGAGTATTGCTGAGATGGTGAAAAAAGTTTGTCGCTGTTTTGTGGTGCACCCATACGGGCACAGCGACTTCCATCCCGCGCCAGCCTTAGTTGGCGGAGCAGTACATCCCCTGGCTGTACCACGCCGCCAACTAGGTCCTGAGGGAAGACAGGCCCGCCGTGGAGCGCCCGCCGCATACCTGGTGACCGGGGATACACGCACGGGGTGACGGGGGACGCCTGTGGCTGCGGCCGGACACCGGGGCTGATGCTCAGCCCGACACCACCGGGGCCCAGCCCGTCACCCCGTCCGGGGAGCTGTAGATGACCCGGTCACTGGCGATGGCGTAGATCCGGCCTCCGTCCTGGGCCAGGCCTTCGGTGTTGAGCCGGAAGCTGGTGAACGTCCAGCTGCGGCCGCCGTCGGTGGAGACGAGGATCCCGCCGTCCGTTCCGACGAAAAACCGCTTGGGATTGGCGACGTCCATGAGGATCGCCTGGATCGGCGTCCGCAGCAGCTGGTGCCAGGTGGTCGCCCCGTCGGTGGTCTCCCAGAGACCCGACACCGGCCCGCCCGCCAGGAAGGTGTTGGCGTCGGTGGACGAGGCCGCCAGGGCACGCAGCCCGGAGGGCTCCGAGCGACCGGGGAGCAGGTCCTCGACGATCCCGTCCACGCCCACCCGCATGACCCGGTTGCCCTGACCCACGATGACGACCCCGCGTTCGTGGGCGGCGATCACCGTGCCGGTCGCCCCGGAGGCGACGTCGGTGTACGTCTTCAGGTCGGTGGTGGTGTGCACCAGTCCGCCCGCCAGGACGTACGCGGTCGAGCCGTCGTTGGCGGCCACGGCGACCAGCTCGGCCGGCAGGTGGGCGACGGACCACGTCCGGCCATCGGGGCTCACGGCCAGGCCCCCGGTGGTGCCCACCAGGTACCCGGCCCGGATCACCGCCAGAGAGGCAACCGGATCGGCCCCCGGCACGGCGTCGGCGTTGCCCCGGGAGCCGAGGATGGCGAACAGCAACGCCCCGACGAACAGGATGATGACCGTGACCCCGGCCCAGAGGATGCCCCGGTGCCGGGTCCGGCCGGCGAGCCCCGGAGGACGGCTCCGGACCGGCCCAACGGCCGCCCCGGGCTCCTCACCGTTCGTCGCCAGAGCAGCCCCGTCGGCCGCATCCGCCGCCGGCTCAACTGCCGGCTCCTCCCCGGTCGGCCGTCCATCCGGCCCGTCCATCGTCATGAGAAGGCTCCCGGCGTCATCAGAAGGCTCCCGGCCAGTGCGTCGTCTGCACCCCATCCTCGCCAACGACCACCGAGATCACGTCGAACCGGCAATCGAGGAACCGGGGGCGCTCCATGGCCAGGTAGGCGGCGGCCACCCGCCGGAGCTGGCGCTGCTTGCGCCCGTCCACGCCCAGTGCAGGGTCCACGAAGCTCGGCGCCCGCCGGGCCTTCACCTCGACGATGGCCAGAACACCATCCTTGAGTGCCACCAGGTCCAACTCCCCGATCTTCAGGCGCCAGTTGCGGTGCAGCACACGCCAGCCGTCGGCTCGCAGCAGCGCCGCAGCGGCATCTTCCCCGACCTTCTGCACAGCCTGGTTGCCCATCCACAGAACGATAGGCTGTAGGTATGACATCCGCGGCGCCGGCCGAGCCAGAGATCATCAACCGACCCGGCAATGACGAGGTCGTCGAGCCCGCCCTGCCCTGGATCGTCATCGTCTGGAACGACCCCATCAACCTCATGTCCTACGTGGTCTTCGTCTTCCAGAAGCTCTTCGGCTACTCCCGCGACAAGGCCACCAAGCTCATGCTCGACGTCCACCACCGGGGCCGGGCGGTCGTTTCCTCCGGGCCCCGAGAGCGGGCCGAGATGGACGTCTACCGGCTCCACGCCCACGGGCTGTGGGCGACCATGTCGCAAGACCGATAACGGTACCCGACCAAGGCCACCGAGCAGCGTGTTCAAGAAGCGACGCGGCCTCATCCGGCTTACCATCGGCGAGGAGGAGGCCGAACTCCTCCGCACGACCATCCGGGAGTACGTCGAGTTGCTCGACGCCCCCCCGTCGCTGGGCGACCCGGTGCTGGCACGGCTCTTCCCTTCCGCCAGCCTGGATGACCCCGCCCTCGAGATCGCCTTCCGGGACCTGTCGGCCTCCGACCTCGACGCCCACAAGCGGGCGACGGCCGGACAGGCTCTGGCTTCCCTGGATGCCGACCGCAAGACGCCCCTGACGCCCGAGCAGCAGGAGGCCTGGCTCGTCCTCCTGACCGACCTCCGGCTCGCCATCGGCGTCCGCCTGGGGGTCACGGAGGAGACCTATGAGACCTACCCGAACCCCAATGACCCGGCGCAGTGGCCGCTGGCGGTCCTGGACTACCTGGGGGCGCTCCTGGAGAGCCTGGTGCAGTCCCTCCAGGGCTGAGCGACCGGGCCGGCGACCGGCCGGAGGACGAGCCGGACCTACGAGGTCAGGTCCTCCAGCCCCTCGGCGGTCTTGTCGGGGTGTTTCAGCTCCTCGATGTTGACGTCCCGGAAGGTCCGCACCTGCACGTGCGAGACGAAGCGGGTGGGCCGGTAGACATCCCACACCCAGGCGTCGGAGAGGCTGAGCTCGAACCAGGAGTCTCCCCCGTTCTCGTGCTGTTCGACGGTGTACCCGTTGCACAGGTAGAACCGCCGGGCGGTCTCGACGACGTAGCGGAACATCGGCAGGACATCCCGGTATTCCTTGTAGAGAGCCAACTCCAGGTCGGTCTCGTAGCTCTCCAGGTCCTCTGCGCTCATGGGTGCAACCCTACCGCTCCCGCGCCTCGGGGACCGGGGCACTGCCCATGGCCAGCAGCCGTCCCGGCACCCCTTCCTCGACCAGCTTGCGGATCGGGGCGTACAGCCGGCGGTGGATGGGGCACGGCCCGTAGGCCGCCAGGCCCCACAGGTGGCGGGGAGCCGGGTAGCCCTTGTTGGCCTCGAAGGCATAGGCCGGGTACAGCGCCGCCAGATCGGACATCAGCCGGTCCCGGGCCACCTTCACGACGATGGAGGCGGCGGCGATCGAGACCGACTCGCAGTCGCCCCGGACCACCATGCGGGCCCGCTCGCCGATGAAGTTCCACTTGCCGTCCACCAGGAACACCTCGGGGGTGACCGGCAGGGCGGCGACGGCCCGTGCCCCCGCCCGGCGGATGGCCTCGGAGAGCCCGACCTCATCGATTTCCACCGGCCAGGCCATGCCGACCCCCCACCCCAGGCACCGGCCCCGTACCCGGTCGGCCAGCCACGCCCGCCGCTCGGGGTCCAGGAGCTTCGAGTCCCGGAGCTTGTAGATCCGGTCGCTGGGGTCGAGCACCACGGCGCCCACCGCCACCGGGCCGGCCCAGGCGCCGACGCCCACCTCGTCGATCCCGCCCACCAGCTCGGCACCGCCGGCGACGAGCGACCGTTCAAGGTGCAGGCCGGGCGCCGGCCGGGTGCGGGCGAGCTCGCCCTTGCGCACGTAGGTGCGGGTCCGGTAGGTGGCCTTGTAGGCCGGCTTCGGGGTCATTGCCCCGCAATTATGCGGGTCGGGCCAGCCCGGAGGCAGCACCGGGAAAAGTCAGCAGGAACTAACGGCGACTAGAAGAAGTGGAACCGGCCCGGCGGCCAGATCCGCATGAAGGCCTCGCCGATGACGCTCGATGTGGGGATCGCTTTGAAGAACCGCGAGTCGTCTGAGTCGCCGCGGTTGTCCCCCATGACGAAGAGATGGTTCTTCTCCACCGTGATGGGGCCGAAGTCCGGCATGGAGGAGGGATTGTGGTCATGCAGGTAGGGCTCCTTCTTGGCCTCCCCGTCCACGTAGAGCGTGGCGTTGCGGATCTGCACCGTGTCCCCCCCGACGGCCACCACCCGCTTGATGAAGTCGCGTTGGGTGGATGGGAGACCGAGGGCCTCCTTCATCGAGTTCAGGAATCCAGAGAGCCCGGTGGGGGCGGGGGGCACATCGCCCAGGGCCGCCGCCGGGGCCACGAACACGACGATGTCGCCCGGATGGGGGGTGCGGAAGTCGTAGATGAACTTCGAGACCAGGACCCGGTCGTTGACGAGCAGCGTGTTCTGCATCGACGCCGACGGGATGAAGAAGGCCTGGACG of the Actinomycetota bacterium genome contains:
- the dprA gene encoding DNA-processing protein DprA translates to MATRSPRPLPGHRTVVRGDPQYPALLAETPGAPSQLYLAGERLEPAPCVAVVGTRRASKYGVEAATWIGRELAAAGVVVVSGLAAGIDAAAHRGALEGGGATLAVLGCGLDICYPRANAALYGEIMLRGTLVSEYPPGTAPAPWQFPARNRIIAGVSLGIVIVEARRDGGAMITARLGLEFGREVFAVPGLVHADTSEGPHALIRDGARLVTSAADVLEDLGCSPGRGVGGAGVPPGGPVQEALALPPVTADERRVLEVLGGHPLLLDRVAHLAGLPTSATGAVLSRLELSGLVSRHPGGRFALPVGVAGVSPRRR
- a CDS encoding YifB family Mg chelatase-like AAA ATPase; protein product: MKQQTSTFARVSSVALVGMQARHVDIEIHLEPGLPAFHIVGLPSVGVREAQQRVRAAVINSGAEWPTRRITVNLAPGDVRKEGPLLDLPIALGVLRAIGAVVPKQMDRLVFAGELALDGRLRPIRGAVAAALTAREMGRGLVVPVENACEAALVPGVQVNGVATLRDAMAVAAGELNARVTPPRIDELLAHAAEAGPDLSDVRGQALGRRALEIAAAGGHNLLMVGPPGSGKTMLARRLQGILPPLSSEEALEVTHLWSIGGLLSEGEPIVTRRPFRSPHHQASAAAVVGGGSPTPGAGEISMAHRGVLFLDEMPLFARGVLEALRQPLEDGEVIVARRGGTARFPARVSLVAAANPCLCRRPQNGPASCTCPPGRLETYRSRLSGPLLDRIDLHVEVAALSDGELLDLDPSEPSAAVRARVLPARRAQLLRAEGLNGAVDAGDIEDACSLDAATQQFLQRALAAQPTSARAFHRILRVARTIADLAGESAVGEAHVAEALQFRRTVWEV
- a CDS encoding YraN family protein, which encodes MGNQAVQKVGEDAAAALLRADGWRVLHRNWRLKIGELDLVALKDGVLAIVEVKARRAPSFVDPALGVDGRKQRQLRRVAAAYLAMERPRFLDCRFDVISVVVGEDGVQTTHWPGAF
- the clpS gene encoding ATP-dependent Clp protease adapter ClpS, translated to MTSAAPAEPEIINRPGNDEVVEPALPWIVIVWNDPINLMSYVVFVFQKLFGYSRDKATKLMLDVHHRGRAVVSSGPRERAEMDVYRLHAHGLWATMSQDR
- a CDS encoding DUF2017 family protein, with amino-acid sequence MFKKRRGLIRLTIGEEEAELLRTTIREYVELLDAPPSLGDPVLARLFPSASLDDPALEIAFRDLSASDLDAHKRATAGQALASLDADRKTPLTPEQQEAWLVLLTDLRLAIGVRLGVTEETYETYPNPNDPAQWPLAVLDYLGALLESLVQSLQG
- a CDS encoding DUF2469 domain-containing protein, which gives rise to MSAEDLESYETDLELALYKEYRDVLPMFRYVVETARRFYLCNGYTVEQHENGGDSWFELSLSDAWVWDVYRPTRFVSHVQVRTFRDVNIEELKHPDKTAEGLEDLTS
- a CDS encoding ribonuclease HII is translated as MTPKPAYKATYRTRTYVRKGELARTRPAPGLHLERSLVAGGAELVGGIDEVGVGAWAGPVAVGAVVLDPSDRIYKLRDSKLLDPERRAWLADRVRGRCLGWGVGMAWPVEIDEVGLSEAIRRAGARAVAALPVTPEVFLVDGKWNFIGERARMVVRGDCESVSIAAASIVVKVARDRLMSDLAALYPAYAFEANKGYPAPRHLWGLAAYGPCPIHRRLYAPIRKLVEEGVPGRLLAMGSAPVPEARER
- the lepB gene encoding signal peptidase I, with translation MRSQEDRYDVASNPPPRRGPKHAALKSGGFIKEIPILILVAFAIALLIKTFVVQAFFIPSASMQNTLLVNDRVLVSKFIYDFRTPHPGDIVVFVAPAAALGDVPPAPTGLSGFLNSMKEALGLPSTQRDFIKRVVAVGGDTVQIRNATLYVDGEAKKEPYLHDHNPSSMPDFGPITVEKNHLFVMGDNRGDSDDSRFFKAIPTSSVIGEAFMRIWPPGRFHFF